DNA from Phaeodactylum tricornutum CCAP 1055/1 chromosome 30, whole genome shotgun sequence:
AAATCGTGTACGGCGACGGACCCTTCCGGGAATCTTTCCCGACACACCTGTACGTACCGGTTCATGACGGCTTCCAAACGCACGTTCTTGTCGAGTCCAATCTGGACCGTCGTGTTGAGTTGCAGAACCGGGTGATTGGGATAAGACGGGTGCACTTCGGTGCAGGTGAAAAAGAGCGTCTGTGGCGGTGCGACAATACCacaaaaaaaaaacagaacAACGTGAGGCAAAGTGTAACAACCAAACACACAAGGGTTCGCAGCGGGGAGAGGAGTTTCTAGAATTGTATTGTTTGTCGTCCGGGTGCGTGGTGTACGATCAATGGTGTGTTCCGGTACGTTTCTCTTCCGGCAAAGGACTTACAATGTCGGCTTCCTGTGCCGTGCGCGTGGCTTCGGTTTCTTCCGATGCTTCGGCCACGCCCCCTTCGATAATGTCAGCGTGTCCCGCTCCTTCttcctcgttgtcgtcgttgtccccctcttcttcttccattggatcttcttcttcatcgtcatcatcgtcatcaccgtcctcttcttcttcgtcgtcgtcgtcgtcttcttccggttCACCCAAGACTACCGGAGCATCCGGAAGAATGCCTTCGGGTGCTTCGTCCTGACGATCGTTCATCGATGGCGTAGGTTATATGTAATTGGGAAACGAAAGGTCGTGGTAACTTATCCCCAGCGACCGTACAAGATTGATTGAAAACGTATCGGTCGATGCAGTGCGTTCAATCGTCGATTTTACTAGGGGACATTCGCCCGACTGCGTGGAATGGAAAAGAATAGTGAGTGTGGTCGTGTGCGCCATGGTCCGCTGGGGTGCCACGAGCAATCGGGATGCCGTTCCCGAGTTCGTACGGTACGTACGGCATATGCCTTCCCCACCCTCGGAGCGGTATCTACTGTCTACTTGTAAATGTCGTTTACGACTGACTTGTACCGTCGTCTGGACTCGTCGGAGAGCCAGCAACCTACCCAACACGAATCTAACTAGACGGCCACAAACGGCCATGGGAACTACGGATCTCACACCCGTATCGATTCGACAGACGACTAGTTGATCACCGTGCCAGTATTCTGGTGTGACACAGACGCGTGTGTTGTTGTCCAAAAAAGGCCATGAAGTTTCGTCCATGCATTGACTTGCACCACGGCCAAGTCAAACAAATCGTCGGGTCGACACTCCGGTTCACGAGCCCCACGACCGACCACGATGACGACACCGTGACGGCTTCCTCGGTTCCGGAATTGGCCACGAACTTTGCGACGGAGCGTCCGGCACGGGAATTTGCCGAACGCTACGCCCGGGATGGTCTCACTGGTGGACACGTCATTCTCCTGGGTCCGGGCAACGCGGACGCGGCCCGTGCCGCGCTCCGCGCCGCTCCCGGAACCTTGCAGGTCGGGGGAGGTGTCCACGACGCCAACGCACGGGAATGGCTCGATGCCGGAGCCTCGCACGTTATTGTCACCAGTCACGTCTTTAGTAACGGACAAATCGCCATGGATCGTTTGGAACGGCTGGTACAACTCATTGGCAAGGAACGTCTCGTGCTCGATTTGTCCTGTCGGAAACGTCCCGATGACCACAACAACGGACCGTACTACGTCGTCACCAATCAGTGGCAAGTCTTTACCGAGTATGCCGTCACGACGGAAAGTCTCCGGACGTTGGCGGCCTACTGTGACGAATTCCTCGTCCACGGCGTGGATGTCGAGGGACTCCAGTGTGGAATACTGGACGATCTCGTGACGCTCTTGGCCACGTCCCCCGTACCCGTCACCTACGCCGGTGGCGTCCGATCGATCGACGATCTCAATCGCGTCGAACAACTTGGACAAGGCAAGGTTGATTGTACCGTCGGCAGCGCACTGGATATCTTTGGCGGCAGCTTGCCCTACGCAGACGTTGTGGCCTGGCATCACCAACGCAACGGTGGGGCCGTGGCGCCGGCGTGAACACGATTGACGTTGCGCAAACCGACAAAACACACTAGCATTGCACCTGATACTAGTCCGCTACCTAGATATTTCTCTATAATTAAAACCTAATCGGACCACACCACTCCTTATGCGCATGCCTCCGTGTCGCTCCACAACCATTGCACGGGGCCACTATTCTCCCTTTCCACCACAATCCCTTGGTTCGTAGTCCATCCTCTAATCCGTCTCCATAGTTTCGGCCGGTTTcgcttcgctttcttcgaCTCCCTCCATGGGCTCGGGGGGAGGAACCTCGTCGGCCGTCTTGGCTTCGCCTTCCGGCTGCGCCGCGGGTTCGGGCTCCTTTTTCGGCGCCGCCGGCTTGGGCTTGCGCAAGACTGGTCCACAGGTATCGATCAAGTCCTTGTTCTTGGCCTGCAAATCAAACACGGTCAAAACCGCGTCCTGATGATTGGGAAGAGCACCCTGTTGATCCAACATGTCGTACATCCAGGCACTGATTTCGTCACATTTGCTCTGGACACGCTGACGTTCATCGTCGGTAATGTGTGCGTAGGCCTCGTCCGTCGCTTCCTGGTTGACCCAATTCTGGTACTTTTCCAGACTCTGCTGCAAAGTACTCACGGCCGCCGGCCGACCTTCTTGTTCGGCCTGACGGCGCTCCATGGGACTGCCCAATTTTTGCAATTCCTTCAGTTTGGTAGCGTACGTTTCCTTGCTCGCGTCGAACCCGTCCTCGTACAACCAATTCTCCATCGCCTCGTTTTGGGTAATAAAGGCTGCCTTTTCCGCGTCGGTACCGAACGATCCCAGAGCCGATTCTGAACCAATCTTGTCCCGCATATCGTAAATGTAGGACTCGAGTTCGTTACGTTTGTCCGACGTTTCCTGCACGAGTTTGTCTTTGAGCGCCATGGCCAGTTCGGCCTGGTACGCCTTTTGGATTTCGGCCTCGGTCCAATCCAACGGACGCGTCGTAGTAAACACTAAATTGGTCTTTTtgacctttttcttcttgttttCCGGAGCGGCGGCTTCCTCACCGTCCTTGAGGGGTGCAGCACCCGACGACTCGGgttcttcctcgtcggcaATCTCTTCCACCATTTGTGCCGAACTCAGTTGGATGATACCGTGAATATCCTGTTTGACATTGACGCGAAtctttttggcttcttcggatATGGGCGCCTGCACGGAAAAGGTCGCAATCGCGTTCCCCGACGCCGGCAAACCGTACTCGAGGGCCTTTTCGTTGTATTCCGCCTGCACGGCGAAGGTTCCCTGGTTGCGTTTCAATGTCACACGACGCACAATGGGAAAGGACAAACCGCGGTCGAACATGACGACCGCGTTGGTCGGCTGGGCCCCCGTGGTGGCGTCCACTTCCATGCCTTGTGcctcgtcgttggcgtcctCGTCCCAACGCAGTTGAATGGGCCAGGCTTGGAATTCGTGAATGTCGTAGGGGAGGACCTTGAATCGGGGTGAGAGAATAGCGGATTGCAGGGCCGCGCCGCGGGCGACGGCTTCGTCGGCGTTGAGCGTCGTGGAGAGCAGTTCCGTGGCGGCCGCGCCGGCGCCACTGTTGGTGAGGAATCCCGTGAGGGCCCGTTTGACGCAACCGATACGGGTCGAACCACCCACAATTTCGACCGAGTGCAAATCGGCCGCCGTGAGCTTGCCTTCGGCCAAGGCCTGGACAATGGGAGCTTCCAAGCGCGCCAGGAGTGGTTCGCACATTTGCTCGTACTCGGCTGCCGTTAGGGTAATGCTaaaatccaaatcgtccatGAGCATTTCTAGATTGATGCGGGCTTCCTTGACGCCCTGCGGACTGAGTGttttcttggccttttcggcggcggcgaGGAGTTTGAGAACCGTTTTGGGACGATCGAGTGGATTGCCGGACAGCTTGGCTCCGAACTTTTCGGCAAATTTGTTCGCCATCCAGGTAACGATCATCCAGTCGAAATCGCGTCCACCGAGATTGGCGTCCCCGGTGGTACTCTTGACGATGAGTTTGCCCGGTTCAAAGGCCACGAGCGATACGGTGTAGGCCGAGGCGCCCATATCGAGAAAGAGCACGTGTGTGGGTTGATCCGCCTGGAACTCCTTCTTGAGATCCTTGAAGATCCCGTAGGCGAGGGCCGTGGCGGTGGTTTCGTGCAGGAGTCGTTGGACACCGGTAAGTCCCACCATGGCACACCCCGCGAGCAAGGCTCTACGTTGTGCGTCGGTGTAGTAGGAGGGAATGGTCAATACCCAGTCTTGCGGCATGTTGGCTTCCACGGACGTGTTGGTCTCTTGCGCGATCTTTTGCGCCACGATGGTCCCCATGTGTCGGACCATCATTCCGGCCACGGCTTCCATGGGCACGACGGTAGTCGCGCTGTCGTTCGCGTCGGGGTCCTTGGACGTTTGTACGCCAATCGAGTCGACGCCGTCCGCGTGCGGAACACGACAAAACTGGAGCGGCAGACGCTGCATTTCCAGCGTCGCGACGGGATCGTCAAAGGCCAAACCGATCAAGCGCTTCATGGCCGTCACGGTGTACTTGTAATTACTCGAGGCTCCGGACGTGGCGAGTTCACCCATCTTGCGACTCTCGTCAAAGCCCACCATGGACCTGTTGGACAAGTACAAGCGAATGAATGAACGAACAAACGAACACATAAGCAAGCCACAAACGGGGTGAGCACAAGAATCGATTGGTCCAAGTACGGTACAATTCGATACGGACGGGTACCGAGCGCATATCTCTTCTTCCGCCGAAATCAACCACACGCATCTACATTGTTATCTAGTATTTGGGTACGTACGGATTCAAACGGTTGGAATTCCCGTTGAGAATGACATCGACGCCACCCCGTCCCGCCGCAGCAATCACGCTGTTTTGGTATCCCAAATCCACACCAACTACCGAAGACATGATGATGTGAGAAGGACAAGCAGAATGGAGGAATTGGATtagtttggattggattcGTGTCGAGCAAAgattgacgacgacgacgacgagctcGAGAGCGATGGAAACGCTACGCGACGGTTGTGGATATTGGTACCGTTCGTTGTACGTTGTGTTCATCCGCTTCGAAGGACTGGGAAAGCCAGCGAACCGAATCGTACCACGCCGTACCGCGGGTACGTACGTACAAACGTAAACTTGATTGTACCCgcgagtgtgtgtgtgtgtgtgtatacaAACACACAGTCCATGCGCCCCCACGGCCACCAAGACGAACAAACGGTCCACTCGTGTATCTCGGTGAGAGATTGACAGACAGACGTTGGCTGGaaaggacgacgaggatgagtCGTGCGAGAGAAGGGGTTCCACTTATCGTCCGCACGAGAGACGGAAACGTTGACAAGACAGATAGACAGACTGATAGGTGCGACAAGATGCCACCCTTGCACGGTCACGGTCCATTCACAGTAAGACAGGACCCCGTCTTTCTCACAAAAGTCAGGGCAGACGAGAAACTGTGACCACGAATCACACCCCTGCTTTACACCGGCTTGCCTGTTCTAcgtacctacctacctacctacttacagttaggtcaCGTACGACGCGTGACCTTGTGAGTAACCTGATGAGGGAACCAAGACTAACTAACAGGAAGCACAATTGTGCTCGTCATATCTCGGCCTCGTGGAGACGACGGTCCAATTCGTGGTGGTGGGCCTCGTCCCAATCCTGGCCGCACGC
Protein-coding regions in this window:
- a CDS encoding predicted protein, which codes for MKFRPCIDLHHGQVKQIVGSTLRFTSPTTDHDDDTVTASSVPELATNFATERPAREFAERYARDGLTGGHVILLGPGNADAARAALRAAPGTLQVGGGVHDANAREWLDAGASHVIVTSHVFSNGQIAMDRLERLVQLIGKERLVLDLSCRKRPDDHNNGPYYVVTNQWQVFTEYAVTTESLRTLAAYCDEFLVHGVDVEGLQCGILDDLVTLLATSPVPVTYAGGVRSIDDLNRVEQLGQGKVDCTVGSALDIFGGSLPYADVVAWHHQRNGGAVAPA
- the HSP70F gene encoding heat shock protein Hsp70, coding for MSSVVGVDLGYQNSVIAAAGRGGVDVILNGNSNRLNPSMVGFDESRKMGELATSGASSNYKYTVTAMKRLIGLAFDDPVATLEMQRLPLQFCRVPHADGVDSIGVQTSKDPDANDSATTVVPMEAVAGMMVRHMGTIVAQKIAQETNTSVEANMPQDWVLTIPSYYTDAQRRALLAGCAMVGLTGVQRLLHETTATALAYGIFKDLKKEFQADQPTHVLFLDMGASAYTVSLVAFEPGKLIVKSTTGDANLGGRDFDWMIVTWMANKFAEKFGAKLSGNPLDRPKTVLKLLAAAEKAKKTLSPQGVKEARINLEMLMDDLDFSITLTAAEYEQMCEPLLARLEAPIVQALAEGKLTAADLHSVEIVGGSTRIGCVKRALTGFLTNSGAGAAATELLSTTLNADEAVARGAALQSAILSPRFKVLPYDIHEFQAWPIQLRWDEDANDEAQGMEVDATTGAQPTNAVVMFDRGLSFPIVRRVTLKRNQGTFAVQAEYNEKALEYGLPASGNAIATFSVQAPISEEAKKIRVNVKQDIHGIIQLSSAQMVEEIADEEEPESSGAAPLKDGEEAAAPENKKKKVKKTNLVFTTTRPLDWTEAEIQKAYQAELAMALKDKLVQETSDKRNELESYIYDMRDKIGSESALGSFGTDAEKAAFITQNEAMENWLYEDGFDASKETYATKLKELQKLGSPMERRQAEQEGRPAAVSTLQQSLEKYQNWVNQEATDEAYAHITDDERQRVQSKCDEISAWMYDMLDQQGALPNHQDAVLTVFDLQAKNKDLIDTCGPVLRKPKPAAPKKEPEPAAQPEGEAKTADEVPPPEPMEGVEESEAKPAETMETD